In the genome of Epinephelus lanceolatus isolate andai-2023 chromosome 18, ASM4190304v1, whole genome shotgun sequence, one region contains:
- the mapk8ip3 gene encoding C-Jun-amino-terminal kinase-interacting protein 3 isoform X25: protein MMELQIDEVVYQDDYGPGSVMSERVSGLANSIYREFERLIRSYDEEVVKELMPLVVNVLENLDAVLTENQEHEVELELLKEDNEQLITQYEREKALRKQAEEKFIEFEDALEAEKKDLQIQVEFLELQAKQQELKTKNYSDQITRLEERESDMKKEYNALHQRHTEMIQTYVEHIERSKMQQAGSNSQSEGPGCGRTKAERPPSLSLYPSGESMVRGGLGGARMMPGKDIWQVSELGQSTFCSAYQEDGSESDSVAATPSSTGSKSNTPTSSVPSATVTPINEGFLPQSEFDGMRAGNRRKSAKRLSRNMEVQVSQETRNVSIGMGSSDEWSEFQEIIDSTPVLDMCVDPRVYGGGNSPSQGIVNEAFGINTDSLYHEIKDAKSDIIGDVDAGAELLGEFSGMGKEVENLLTENKQLLETKNALNIVKNDLIAKVDELSGEQEVLREELEAVRQSKNKVDARVKELEEELKRLRAEALGASRDSKDEGGDDFSSPMQDGDMTMTQRRRFTRVEMARVLMERNQYKERLMELQEAVRWTEMIRASRESPQIQEKKKSTIWQFFARLFSSSSSPPPVKRPYYSVNIHYKSPSPAGFSQRRSHTMCQISTSNRTLEFFPEDDSALLARREQRREQYRQVREHMRRDDGIMQACGWSVPSRFKQTGGQTDSAQDSPLKRQQTTNEKEDNRMKNVPVPVYCRPLVEKDPNRKLWCAAGVDLTGWKASSLELVPTKAPPGSSDPLHAEENGAGKKSSHNSPEKRKSKELQETDTMSSRVWILTSTHSASKVVIIDANQPGSLVDQFNVCNAHVLCISSVPAASESDYPAGEIVLDPGDGGAGGGGEDTGSVEGMLAGITLVGCATNCSVARSNCSSRTDTPIMDKGQAPTAPPMNGKIHPAQSAEEATEATEVTESTASQAGLRSGPPGPFTEHVFTDPQPRPADASDRSTGQSKEETSQPPESEDGGEESKNYTSVAPTMWLGAQNGWLYVHSAVGNWKKCLHSIKLKDSVLSLVHVKGRVLVALADGTLAIFHRSEDGQWDLSNYHLMDLGRPHHSIRCMAVVHDKVWCGYKNKIHVIQPKSMQIEKSFDAHPRRESQVRQLAWIGDGVWVSIRLDSTLRLYHAHTHQHLQDVDIEPYVSKMLGTGKLGFSFVRITALLIGGNRLWVGTGNGVIISIPLTETVVLHRGQLLGLRANKVSPTSSGGVIHVYGDDGSEKSTGSFIPYCSMAQAQLCFHGHRDAVKFFVSVPGNVLATLNGSVLDSPSEGQGSTAPQETEAQSVQNVLVLSGGEGYIDFRIGDGEDDETEEGNNDGTSQIKPALCKAERSHIIVWQVSYIPE, encoded by the exons ATGATGGAGCTGCAGATAGACGAGGTGGTCTACCAGGACGACTACGGCCCCGGCTCCGTCATGTCGGAGCGGGTGTCCGGTTTGGCCAACAGCATCTACCGGGAGTTCGAGCGGCTGATCCGCAGCTATGACGAGGAGGTGGTGAAGGAGCTGATGCCGCTGGTGGTGAACGTCCTGGAGAACCTGGACGCGGTGCTGACGGAGAACCAGGAGCACGAagtggagctggagctgctgaaggaggaCAACGAGCAGCTCATCACCCAGTACGAAAGGGAGAAAGCGCTTCGCAAGCAGGCGGAGGAG AAATTCATTGAATTTGAGGATGCGTTGGAAGCTGAGAAGAAGGACCTGCAGATACAGGTGGAGTTTCTGGAGCTGCAGGCGAAACAGCAGGAACTCAAGACAAAGAACTATTCTGACCAGA tCACTCGGTTGGAAGAACGAGAATCAGACATGAAGAAAGAGTACAATGCTCTGCACCAGCGCCACACTGAG ATGATCCAGACATACGTTGAGCACATAGAGCGGTCCAAAATGCAGCAGGCGGGCagcaacagccaatcagaaggcCCCGGCTGTGGACGAAC CAAAGCGGAGCGCCCGCCTTCATTGAGCCTGTACCCCAGCGGCGAGAGCATGGTACGTGGGGGTCTCGGGGGGGCTAGGATGATGCCCGGGAAAGACATCTGGCAGGTCAGCGAGCTCGGCCAGTCCACCTTCTGCTCTGCCTATCAG GAGGATGGGTCAGAGTCAGACTCAGTGGCGGCCACACCCAGCAGCACAGGGAGCAAGTCCAACACACCCACCTCCTCCGTCCCCTCCGCCACTGTCACACCCATCAACGAGGGCTTCCTCCCGCAATCCGAGTTTGATGGGATGCGGGCTGGGAACCGCAGGAAAAGTGCCAAGCGGCTCAGCCGGAATATGGAGGTGCAGGTTTCCCAGGAAACCAGGAATGTCAGCATCG GTATGGGAAGCAGTGATGAGTGGTCTGAGTTTCAGGAGATCATAGATTCAACCCCTGTGCTGGACATGTGTGTGGACCCCCGTGTGTACGGAGGGGGAAATAG tcccTCCCAAGGCATTGTGAACGAGGCCTTCGGCATCAACACCGACTCACTCTACCACGAGATCAAAGACGCCAAGTCGGACATCATCGGAGATGTAGATGCAGGCGCAGAGCTGCTAG GCGAGTTCTCAG GGATGGGTAAGGAGGTGGAGAACCTGCTGACAGAGAACAAACAGCTCCTAGAGACCaa AAATGCTCTCAACATAGTGAAAAATGACCTTATTGCCAAAGTGGACGAGCTGTCGGGGGAGCAGGAGGTACTGAGGGAGGAGCTGGAGGCTGTGAGGCAGTCCAAGAACAAGGTGGATGCCCGAGTCAAGGAGCTGGAGGAAGAACTCAAGAG GTTAAGAGCAGAGGCTCTTGGTGCATCTCGGGACTCCAAGGATGAAGGAGGTGATGAT TTTTCATCACCCATGCAGGACGGCGACATGACGATGACACAGCGGCGGCGGTTCACCCGGGTAGAGATGGCCCGCGTGCTGATGGAGAGGAATCAGTACAAGGAGAGACTGATGGAGCTGCAGGAGGCCGTACGGTGGACAGAAATGATCAG GGCATCTCGGGAGAGTCCTCAAATCCAAGAGAAAAAGAAGTCCACCATCTGGCAGTT CTTTGCACGTCTCTTCAGCTCATCATCTAGTCCTCCCCCTGTCAAGCGGCCGTACTACAGCGTCAACATCCACTACAAGTCACCCTCACCGGCTGGTTTCTCTCAGCGACGCAGCCACACCATGTGTCAGATCTCCACCTCCAACCGCACGCTGGAGTTCTTCCCTGAAGA TGACTCGGCACTGTTGGCCCGCCGAGAGCAGCGGCGTGAACAGTACCGGCAGGTCCGCGAGCACATGCGCCGCGATGATGGCATCATGCAGGCCTGTGGCTGGAGTGTGCCATCTCGCTTCAAAcag ACTGGTGGTCAGACGGACAGCGCTCAGGACAGCCCACTGAAGAGACAACAG ACCACTAACGAGAAGGAGGACAACCGCATGAAGAACGTGCCCGTCCCAGTGTACTGTCGTCCTCTGGTAGAGAAGGACCCCAACAGGAAG ttGTGGTGTGCAGCTGGGGTGGACCTGACAGGATGGAAGGCCAGCAGCCTGGAGTTGGTACCAACCAAAGCACCGCCAGGCAGCAGCGACCCCCTGCACGCTGAGGAGAATGGAGCTGGGAAGAAGAGCAGCCACAACTCCCCAGAGAAGAGGAAG TCGAAGGAGCTCCAGGAAACGGACACCATGAGCAGTCGAGTGTGGATCCTCACCAGCACCCACTCTGCCAGCAAGGTGGTCATCATCGACGCCAACCAGCCGGGCTCACTGGTTGACCAGTTCAACGTCTGCAACGCCCACGTACTCTGCATCTCCAGTGTGCCAG CTGCCAGTGAGAGCGACTATCCAGCCGGAGAGATCGTGTTAGATCCCGGTGATGGTGGAGCAGGGGGCGGGGGCGAGGACACTGGCAGTGTGGAGGGCATGCTGGCTGGTATCACTCTTGTCGGTTGTGCCACCAACTGCAGCGTTGCCCGTAGCAACTGCTCCTCACGCACTGACACGCCCATAATGGACAAAGGACAAG CCCCCACAGCTCCACCCATGAATGGGAAGATTCACCCTGCCCAGTCGGCCGAGGAGGCCACAGAGGCCACTGAGGTTACTGAGTCAACAGCCAGCCAGGCAGGGCTGAGATCTGGACCTCCAGGACCGTTTACTGAGCACGTCTTCACCGACCCTCAGCCTCGTCCAGCAGATGCCTCTGACAG GAGCACAGGTCAATCCAAAGAGGAAACTTCTCAGCCtccagagtcagaggacggaggTGAAGAGAGCAAGAACTACACCAGCGTGGCTCCCACTATGTGGCTCGGGGCCCAGAACGGCTG GCTCTACGTCCACTCTGCAGTTGGAAACTGGAAGAAGTGCCTCCACTCCATCAAACTCAAAGACTCTGTGCTCAGTCTTGT ACATGTGAAAGGTCGTGTGCTGGTTGCCCTCGCTGACGGGACCCTCGCCATATTCCATAGATCAGAAG ATGGCCAGTGGGATTTGTCAAACTACCATCTAATGGACCTTGGTCGACCTCATCACTCCATCCGCTGCATGGCTGTGGTCCATGACAAGGTTTGGTGCGGCTACAAGAACAAGATCCACGTCATCCAGCCCAAGAGCATGCAGATCGAG AAGTCCTTCGATGCCCATCCTCGCAGGGAGAGTCAGGTGCGGCAGCTAGCATGGATCGGTGATGGTGTCTGGGTGTCGATCCGGCTCGACTCGACCTTACGTCTctaccatgcacacacacaccagcacctcCAGGATGTTGATATTGAGCCATATGTCAGCAAGATGCTGG GTACTGGCAAGCTGGGCTTCTCTTTTGTGCGAATCACAGcacttctgattggtggaaaTCGTCTCTGGGTAGGAACTGGAAACGGCGTGATCATCTCCATCCCTTTAACAGAGA CGGTGGTCCTTCACCGGGGACAACTCCTTGGTTTGAGGG CCAATAAGGTGTCTCCTACATCATCTGGCGGAGTGATCCATGTGTACGGTGATGACGGCTCTGAGAAGAGCACTGGCAGCTTCATCCCCTACTGCTCCATGGCACAAGCCCAGCTCTGTTTCCATGGACACCGCGATGCTGTCAAGTTCTTCGTCTCTGTACCCG gCAATGTTCTGGCCACGTTAAACGGCAGTGTGCTGGACAGTCCGTCGGAGGGGCagggctcaacagcgccccaaGAGACGGAGGCCCAGAGTGTTCAAAATGTATTGGTGCTTAGCGGAGGAGAGGGCTACATCGACTTCCGTATAG GAGATGGAGAGGATGATGAGACAGAGGAAGGAAACAACGATGGAACTTCGCAGATAAAACCTGCTTTGTGTAAAGCAGAGCGGAGCCACATCATCGTCTGGCAGGTGTCTTACATACCTGAGTGA
- the mapk8ip3 gene encoding C-Jun-amino-terminal kinase-interacting protein 3 isoform X1 — MMELQIDEVVYQDDYGPGSVMSERVSGLANSIYREFERLIRSYDEEVVKELMPLVVNVLENLDAVLTENQEHEVELELLKEDNEQLITQYEREKALRKQAEEKFIEFEDALEAEKKDLQIQVEFLELQAKQQELKTKNYSDQITRLEERESDMKKEYNALHQRHTEMIQTYVEHIERSKMQQAGSNSQSEGPGCGRTQRHTWRKSSKAERPPSLSLYPSGESMVRGGLGGARMMPGKDIWQVSELGQSTFCSAYQEDGSESDSVAATPSSTGSKSNTPTSSVPSATVTPINEGFLPQSEFDGMRAGNRRKSAKRLSRNMEVQVSQETRNVSIGMGSSDEWSEFQEIIDSTPVLDMCVDPRVYGGGNSPSQGIVNEAFGINTDSLYHEIKDAKSDIIGDVDAGAELLGEFSVRDDFFGMGKEVENLLTENKQLLETKNALNIVKNDLIAKVDELSGEQEVLREELEAVRQSKNKVDARVKELEEELKRLRAEALGASRDSKDEGGDDFSSPMQDGDMTMTQRRRFTRVEMARVLMERNQYKERLMELQEAVRWTEMIRASRESPQIQEKKKSTIWQFFARLFSSSSSPPPVKRPYYSVNIHYKSPSPAGFSQRRSHTMCQISTSNRTLEFFPEELASNGVASLLSDSALLARREQRREQYRQVREHMRRDDGIMQACGWSVPSRFKQTGGQTDSAQDSPLKRQQTTNEKEDNRMKNVPVPVYCRPLVEKDPNRKLWCAAGVDLTGWKASSLELVPTKAPPGSSDPLHAEENGAGKKSSHNSPEKRKSKELQETDTMSSRVWILTSTHSASKVVIIDANQPGSLVDQFNVCNAHVLCISSVPAASESDYPAGEIVLDPGDGGAGGGGEDTGSVEGMLAGITLVGCATNCSVARSNCSSRTDTPIMDKGQAPTAPPMNGKIHPAQSAEEATEATEVTESTASQAGLRSGPPGPFTEHVFTDPQPRPADASDRSTGQSKEETSQPPESEDGGEESKNYTSVAPTMWLGAQNGWLYVHSAVGNWKKCLHSIKLKDSVLSLVHVKGRVLVALADGTLAIFHRSEDGQWDLSNYHLMDLGRPHHSIRCMAVVHDKVWCGYKNKIHVIQPKSMQIEKSFDAHPRRESQVRQLAWIGDGVWVSIRLDSTLRLYHAHTHQHLQDVDIEPYVSKMLGTGKLGFSFVRITALLIGGNRLWVGTGNGVIISIPLTETVVLHRGQLLGLRANKVSPTSSGGVIHVYGDDGSEKSTGSFIPYCSMAQAQLCFHGHRDAVKFFVSVPGNVLATLNGSVLDSPSEGQGSTAPQETEAQSVQNVLVLSGGEGYIDFRIGDGEDDETEEGNNDGTSQIKPALCKAERSHIIVWQVSYIPE; from the exons ATGATGGAGCTGCAGATAGACGAGGTGGTCTACCAGGACGACTACGGCCCCGGCTCCGTCATGTCGGAGCGGGTGTCCGGTTTGGCCAACAGCATCTACCGGGAGTTCGAGCGGCTGATCCGCAGCTATGACGAGGAGGTGGTGAAGGAGCTGATGCCGCTGGTGGTGAACGTCCTGGAGAACCTGGACGCGGTGCTGACGGAGAACCAGGAGCACGAagtggagctggagctgctgaaggaggaCAACGAGCAGCTCATCACCCAGTACGAAAGGGAGAAAGCGCTTCGCAAGCAGGCGGAGGAG AAATTCATTGAATTTGAGGATGCGTTGGAAGCTGAGAAGAAGGACCTGCAGATACAGGTGGAGTTTCTGGAGCTGCAGGCGAAACAGCAGGAACTCAAGACAAAGAACTATTCTGACCAGA tCACTCGGTTGGAAGAACGAGAATCAGACATGAAGAAAGAGTACAATGCTCTGCACCAGCGCCACACTGAG ATGATCCAGACATACGTTGAGCACATAGAGCGGTCCAAAATGCAGCAGGCGGGCagcaacagccaatcagaaggcCCCGGCTGTGGACGAAC tCAACGCCACACATGGAGGAAAAG CAGCAAAGCGGAGCGCCCGCCTTCATTGAGCCTGTACCCCAGCGGCGAGAGCATGGTACGTGGGGGTCTCGGGGGGGCTAGGATGATGCCCGGGAAAGACATCTGGCAGGTCAGCGAGCTCGGCCAGTCCACCTTCTGCTCTGCCTATCAG GAGGATGGGTCAGAGTCAGACTCAGTGGCGGCCACACCCAGCAGCACAGGGAGCAAGTCCAACACACCCACCTCCTCCGTCCCCTCCGCCACTGTCACACCCATCAACGAGGGCTTCCTCCCGCAATCCGAGTTTGATGGGATGCGGGCTGGGAACCGCAGGAAAAGTGCCAAGCGGCTCAGCCGGAATATGGAGGTGCAGGTTTCCCAGGAAACCAGGAATGTCAGCATCG GTATGGGAAGCAGTGATGAGTGGTCTGAGTTTCAGGAGATCATAGATTCAACCCCTGTGCTGGACATGTGTGTGGACCCCCGTGTGTACGGAGGGGGAAATAG tcccTCCCAAGGCATTGTGAACGAGGCCTTCGGCATCAACACCGACTCACTCTACCACGAGATCAAAGACGCCAAGTCGGACATCATCGGAGATGTAGATGCAGGCGCAGAGCTGCTAG GCGAGTTCTCAG TCCGTGATGATTTCTTCG GGATGGGTAAGGAGGTGGAGAACCTGCTGACAGAGAACAAACAGCTCCTAGAGACCaa AAATGCTCTCAACATAGTGAAAAATGACCTTATTGCCAAAGTGGACGAGCTGTCGGGGGAGCAGGAGGTACTGAGGGAGGAGCTGGAGGCTGTGAGGCAGTCCAAGAACAAGGTGGATGCCCGAGTCAAGGAGCTGGAGGAAGAACTCAAGAG GTTAAGAGCAGAGGCTCTTGGTGCATCTCGGGACTCCAAGGATGAAGGAGGTGATGAT TTTTCATCACCCATGCAGGACGGCGACATGACGATGACACAGCGGCGGCGGTTCACCCGGGTAGAGATGGCCCGCGTGCTGATGGAGAGGAATCAGTACAAGGAGAGACTGATGGAGCTGCAGGAGGCCGTACGGTGGACAGAAATGATCAG GGCATCTCGGGAGAGTCCTCAAATCCAAGAGAAAAAGAAGTCCACCATCTGGCAGTT CTTTGCACGTCTCTTCAGCTCATCATCTAGTCCTCCCCCTGTCAAGCGGCCGTACTACAGCGTCAACATCCACTACAAGTCACCCTCACCGGCTGGTTTCTCTCAGCGACGCAGCCACACCATGTGTCAGATCTCCACCTCCAACCGCACGCTGGAGTTCTTCCCTGAAGA ACTGGCCAGTAACGGTGTTGCGTCTCTCCTCAGTGACTCGGCACTGTTGGCCCGCCGAGAGCAGCGGCGTGAACAGTACCGGCAGGTCCGCGAGCACATGCGCCGCGATGATGGCATCATGCAGGCCTGTGGCTGGAGTGTGCCATCTCGCTTCAAAcag ACTGGTGGTCAGACGGACAGCGCTCAGGACAGCCCACTGAAGAGACAACAG ACCACTAACGAGAAGGAGGACAACCGCATGAAGAACGTGCCCGTCCCAGTGTACTGTCGTCCTCTGGTAGAGAAGGACCCCAACAGGAAG ttGTGGTGTGCAGCTGGGGTGGACCTGACAGGATGGAAGGCCAGCAGCCTGGAGTTGGTACCAACCAAAGCACCGCCAGGCAGCAGCGACCCCCTGCACGCTGAGGAGAATGGAGCTGGGAAGAAGAGCAGCCACAACTCCCCAGAGAAGAGGAAG TCGAAGGAGCTCCAGGAAACGGACACCATGAGCAGTCGAGTGTGGATCCTCACCAGCACCCACTCTGCCAGCAAGGTGGTCATCATCGACGCCAACCAGCCGGGCTCACTGGTTGACCAGTTCAACGTCTGCAACGCCCACGTACTCTGCATCTCCAGTGTGCCAG CTGCCAGTGAGAGCGACTATCCAGCCGGAGAGATCGTGTTAGATCCCGGTGATGGTGGAGCAGGGGGCGGGGGCGAGGACACTGGCAGTGTGGAGGGCATGCTGGCTGGTATCACTCTTGTCGGTTGTGCCACCAACTGCAGCGTTGCCCGTAGCAACTGCTCCTCACGCACTGACACGCCCATAATGGACAAAGGACAAG CCCCCACAGCTCCACCCATGAATGGGAAGATTCACCCTGCCCAGTCGGCCGAGGAGGCCACAGAGGCCACTGAGGTTACTGAGTCAACAGCCAGCCAGGCAGGGCTGAGATCTGGACCTCCAGGACCGTTTACTGAGCACGTCTTCACCGACCCTCAGCCTCGTCCAGCAGATGCCTCTGACAG GAGCACAGGTCAATCCAAAGAGGAAACTTCTCAGCCtccagagtcagaggacggaggTGAAGAGAGCAAGAACTACACCAGCGTGGCTCCCACTATGTGGCTCGGGGCCCAGAACGGCTG GCTCTACGTCCACTCTGCAGTTGGAAACTGGAAGAAGTGCCTCCACTCCATCAAACTCAAAGACTCTGTGCTCAGTCTTGT ACATGTGAAAGGTCGTGTGCTGGTTGCCCTCGCTGACGGGACCCTCGCCATATTCCATAGATCAGAAG ATGGCCAGTGGGATTTGTCAAACTACCATCTAATGGACCTTGGTCGACCTCATCACTCCATCCGCTGCATGGCTGTGGTCCATGACAAGGTTTGGTGCGGCTACAAGAACAAGATCCACGTCATCCAGCCCAAGAGCATGCAGATCGAG AAGTCCTTCGATGCCCATCCTCGCAGGGAGAGTCAGGTGCGGCAGCTAGCATGGATCGGTGATGGTGTCTGGGTGTCGATCCGGCTCGACTCGACCTTACGTCTctaccatgcacacacacaccagcacctcCAGGATGTTGATATTGAGCCATATGTCAGCAAGATGCTGG GTACTGGCAAGCTGGGCTTCTCTTTTGTGCGAATCACAGcacttctgattggtggaaaTCGTCTCTGGGTAGGAACTGGAAACGGCGTGATCATCTCCATCCCTTTAACAGAGA CGGTGGTCCTTCACCGGGGACAACTCCTTGGTTTGAGGG CCAATAAGGTGTCTCCTACATCATCTGGCGGAGTGATCCATGTGTACGGTGATGACGGCTCTGAGAAGAGCACTGGCAGCTTCATCCCCTACTGCTCCATGGCACAAGCCCAGCTCTGTTTCCATGGACACCGCGATGCTGTCAAGTTCTTCGTCTCTGTACCCG gCAATGTTCTGGCCACGTTAAACGGCAGTGTGCTGGACAGTCCGTCGGAGGGGCagggctcaacagcgccccaaGAGACGGAGGCCCAGAGTGTTCAAAATGTATTGGTGCTTAGCGGAGGAGAGGGCTACATCGACTTCCGTATAG GAGATGGAGAGGATGATGAGACAGAGGAAGGAAACAACGATGGAACTTCGCAGATAAAACCTGCTTTGTGTAAAGCAGAGCGGAGCCACATCATCGTCTGGCAGGTGTCTTACATACCTGAGTGA